In Thermococcus stetteri, a genomic segment contains:
- a CDS encoding RNA-guided endonuclease InsQ/TnpB family protein translates to FRKPLGNLSAGIDLGVNNLMAVYVENGESFLVNGRPLKSIAFYWQKRIAEYQSKLNNSGCKKSRKLSRMHKKAKLQAKHYINTAVRQTVEKLYCLGVSRIVVGYPKGIARNSDKGRKQNFILSHVWRFNYVIKRLTEVAEEYGISVVVVGEAFTSQTCPLCGQRHPNGRIFRGLFKCHREGVVMNADLVGAFNILKKAIKTITPSLPALAGGRGNWPETRPEGSKTRFNLGLNGTPQTFPSLARG, encoded by the coding sequence TTTAGGAAACCTTTAGGAAACCTTTCAGCGGGAATTGACTTGGGAGTGAACAATTTAATGGCCGTTTACGTCGAGAATGGAGAAAGCTTCCTCGTGAATGGAAGGCCTTTGAAGTCAATAGCCTTCTACTGGCAAAAGAGAATAGCTGAGTATCAGTCTAAGCTCAATAATTCTGGCTGTAAGAAGAGTAGGAAGCTCTCCAGAATGCACAAGAAGGCCAAACTTCAGGCTAAGCACTACATTAATACGGCGGTAAGACAAACCGTTGAGAAGCTCTATTGTCTCGGTGTTTCAAGGATTGTGGTTGGCTATCCTAAAGGAATTGCCAGAAACTCTGATAAGGGCAGGAAGCAGAATTTCATTCTTTCCCACGTTTGGCGGTTTAATTACGTTATTAAACGTTTAACAGAGGTTGCTGAAGAGTATGGTATTTCCGTTGTTGTCGTTGGTGAGGCTTTCACTTCTCAAACCTGCCCTCTCTGTGGCCAGCGCCACCCTAATGGAAGAATTTTTAGAGGTTTGTTTAAGTGCCACAGGGAGGGCGTTGTCATGAATGCGGATTTAGTTGGTGCTTTTAACATTTTGAAGAAGGCAATAAAAACCATAACCCCGAGCCTCCCCGCTTTAGCGGGGGGTAGGGGTAATTGGCCGGAGACCCGGCCAGAGGGGTCGAAGACCCGTTTTAACTTGGGTCTGAATGGAACCCCTCAAACCTTCCCGTCATTGGCGAGGGGTTAA